Below is a genomic region from Accipiter gentilis chromosome 11, bAccGen1.1, whole genome shotgun sequence.
TCTATTTGTATACCCCCAACCTATGTCTCTTGGTGGCTTTTGGGGGAACCTGGGATTGATGTATTGTCAGCAGTGGCAAATGGCTGTATCCATGCTATCCCGCCAACTCTGTGTGCCAGGGATGAGTCTCTTTTTAAGACGTGTTCTTTTCAGAAGTCTCTTGGCATCTCAGCCTTTGTAATAAGATACCTGTGTCCCCAAGACCATTATCAGTTTTCTTACCAAGTCTGAATTTTTGGCATTTTTCACTGAAAGCCAAATCGTGGGGGAGTCTTCAAGCTGGTTGACTTGAGCTATGCCACGCTTGAGCAGTGTTGCAAGGTTGTGCTTCTGTTCCAGGTATTGCTGCACTCACCTTCGCCCTCCTCATGTCTGCCAGGATGGGGATTTTCCAGGAGACGCTGTACAAGCAGTTTGGGAAGCACTCCAAAGAGGCCCTTTTTTACAATGTAAGTCACCAtgtcttttctgttgcttttactAGGCAGATAGAACTGCTAAGAgagtcccttcccctcccaccatgtactcagcacaaatccaaagaaTCAAACGCTGCAAGGCTGGAGCAGTGAAGAGTGTCCTGTCATCCAGATGTGTGAGGCTGGTTTCCCAGGATGAGAAGTCGGGTGCGTTCACATAATCTGTTAACATCACATCTTTACTTTTCTCTCCAGCATGCGTTACCACTTCCTGGCTTTCTCCTCCTTGCTCCAAACATCTACCACCATGCAGTCCTCTTCAGCCAGTCCGGTAAGTGTTGCACAGATGGATCCTTGCTTTCGTACCTTTTTGTCCTGTGGAAAAGTCCCTCCTTCTGCTGTAGAAAGCTTTTAGTCCACCAGTTGTGTGTGTCACTGTCATCTTGGGATATTCAAGCCCTTTGAATTTTCAGGTTTGATAGAAAGCCAAAAGCCACAAAACCCCACGCTATCTTGAGGACGTTGTCCAATCTTTTCCCTGTGGTGGGCCAGATGCCACCATGGTTGGACAAGTGGTGGTTGCTGAGAGCCTGGCCATGGGCAGCTGACTGTTAAGCTGGTGCCACAGCAGCTTGCAAAGCTAAGCCATGAGTTACTCTTTGGATCACTGTGATTAAAGCCCAAGCTTCTCACTAGTGCACACGCATACACCTGTTGGGCCCAGCCAGACTGCTCATCTGCTTAGGCTTAATAGTAAAATTCACCAGGCTTTTCAGTGCCAGCAAGCTTCCTATATCCCTGATCTTGTGAAACTGCAGGGGTCTTTGCTGAATAGGTTTGCTGGTTCTCTAATCCCCTCTGGGTAGGGGGATTGTTTGCATGCATAGATCATTTTAACCTGTTCATTAATATCATTGCAATATATTTCTAGCATGCTACACATGTCTGAAGGAAAGCATGAGGTCACCCCTGGGGAAAGGAATGTGGTAGTTCAAAAATGGGAGTAACAGGGCCAAATCCTCAACCACAGGAGTCAACATGGACCCgttggcttttgttttgctgGTGCTACACAGGCCTTGCCACGCTAGTGCTGTCGGCTTCTTGGAGCGACATAGTTGATTCATCCGGTTTTAATAGTAGGACAGCCCTGACACAAGAAAGCAAGAcaagagattttcttttaatgtctttttccTTAGCCTACTTCTTCCTCcgtcttcctttcttccctgtgAACTCTCTTGTATTTGTCATTTACCACAGTAAGAACAAGATAACCCTCCATTTGGAGCAAAATCAGAATGTGCCCACACCTCAGTCTGTCTGATGCAGCAATGGCCTCCTGAAGCTGCGGTGTGTCCCGGATCACGGTCAACCCAGGACAGGAGAGAGACACCTCTCCTTGCATCTTCTTTAAGCATTAGCAGGGCAGTGACCTTACTCTGTCCTTTTTCCCCGCAGAGCCATTTCAGGTCCCAGTGATTGGGCTGACCCTACCAATCATGTGGTTCTACCTCCTCATGAACGTCATCACTCAGTATCCTTTCAAAGCTCTTCTTGAGACACGCCACGGAGAtggcagcagggtgggaggagaggaatgGGGTGGAGATGCCATGTCTTTGGAGCCTTCCCTACATTTAGGAGCTGATGTTCATCTAAGTCTTGGAAAATACAGAGTGAAATTTAACCTGggacttaaattttttttttccagggtggCTGAACCACCTGGCCACCACCTCTTGGAAAATATAGAGCGGAATTTAACTGGGGGCTTATGTTCTTTCCAGGGTGGCTGAAATCTGCCACCACCTCCCCAGGGACAGGCTGACTGGTATAAACTCATGGTGGTTTTGCTAGCCAGCTCTAAGTAGAAGGGACAGATCAGGAGCTATTTGTAATATATATTGATGTGGAGGCAGCGAGGACAGCTCTGAAAGTCTGAAGAAGCCGAGGTGCCTTCAAGAAAGAGACCCTTTAGTCCAAGGCTCTCTTAACCGTTTTCCTCTCACTGTTGAAAGAGTGCTGTGTTCTCTTGCTGCTCATGCTCCTCCATGGAAACCCCCTTCTTTAATCTGCCTTTCCTGTGCCCCCTCGGGGGGCAAAGGGGACTTCTGGTGGGTATAAATGGAGAAGTCTGATTTTAGCTTTCCTTGGCTCCATGGCCATTAACCTTTTGACAACGCATCAGCCCCAGCTGCTCTAGTGGGGTAGTTTTGCAGTCCCAGAGCAAGCTTGGGGGAAGTCTGGGTGATTTGCGGTGTCCCTGGGGTTTGTAATGAAGCTGTTCATATCTGTAGAAATGCTGATGTGAGGAGAAGGGAATTTTATTCCCTCTATAACCAGACTGGCGCGATCTATTGCCCAGTCCTTTTCATTGCCAAAGGCCTGCCCAGGTGTCTTCCCTCTTCGGCCCCGATGTCCCCTTACCTCTGCCCACCCAGATACGTCTGCATCCGAGGCGTCTTCATCCTCACCACGGAGTGCACATCCCTCACCGTCACGCTGGTGGTGACTCTGCGCAAGTTTGTCAGCCTCATCTTCTCCATCCTTTACTTTCGCAACCCCTTCACGGCCTGGCACTGGCTGGGCACTGCCTTCGTCTTCGTAGGGACTCTCATGTACACGGAGGTGTGGAACAGCCTTGGGCCCTTCCTGGCCCGCTGGAGGAAGAGGCCGAAGGAGGAGTAACAGCTGGGGACTCTCTGCAGggacatttttattgttttatagagcagagcagcagggaatcCCCCAGAGGGGGGTTGTTTTTATAACACGGGGGAGGTGTTGGCTGTGCCAAGCTTCTGGGAAACGTGGAGCCTCTGCTGGGAACCTACCTGAAATGGATCATGGAGAGACGATACGGTTATTTTTGCAAGGTTGCATTTTTTTATGCAACCCCTTTAGCTTCCAACCTCTCCccctgtttttttgtttatttgaatAACCCTTTTTAAGTAATGTAAAAGCTGACCAGTTCTCTGTTAGGAGCCCAACCTTGTTGTGGTGCTGTTGTCCACTCCTCCTGGCTTTGATGAGCTGGACCCTGAGCATGTTTGGTGCCGTCCTTTAATGTCCAGGTGGCCGTAGCGGCTGGCTGAGCCCCGGGGACCTGCTGTTTGTGCAGCAGGCTGTAGTTACACTGGAAATGCCGGGCCTGGCTGTTAACCTGAGTCCTTGTTGCCTGGTCCTACCACCTGTGCTGGGAGAGTGTCAGATATGCCTGTAGCTAAAGCCTTCCAGTCTGCCCAGTAGATCCTCCACTGGGGAATGGCTCAGGGGACTGGTTCCCAAGCCACCGAGCCCCCATCACTAGTAGCACTACCTAGTTGGGAGCCTGAGGAAACCAAAAAGGAATGATGCTAAGGGGACAGAAAGTGCCACTGTGTCACCTTTGCAGCCTTCTCAGGGAGACAGTGAAGTGCTGCTGAGGCTTCGCTGAGTCCTCAGACGTTGCTCTGATACTTCATCAGCTGGAGGGTGTCATAGGTTCCTCCTGCTTTGGTTGGGTCCTCAGTGCAGGTCACTTTTCAGTCGCTTCCTACTTTTTCCCTCATCACAAGTGTGTTCAGTGGGCTTTGTTACCAGCAGTCAGCTGCAACGAACTGTGCTGAGCCCCCAACGCGCCTGTGGTCCCCCTGGATCCAGCCCAGCCTCAGGGTTCAAATGATGCCAAGAAACTTAAGAAGGGCCAGTACAGCTGAGCTTATTTCTGCCGCTGGGAGGGGCTGGTTTTACTGTCCCTTCACCCAgttctcctcttttcttctcccGCCCCTTGGGCATTATAGCAGCATCCACCTGGTGCAGGACTGGCGTCCCTTAGTGTTAACCCTCACCTGGGGCAGGAGTGGCCTTCGGGAGCTTTGAGTGTGTGTCCCCATGCATGCAGGCAACGGGTGTCTCCCAGCAAGGTGaggagcagcagccacagctcttCTAGGAGCGGCTCAGTGTTGGGCAGAGCAACGGTTTGCACGCAGCCTTGTCCCGGAGCAGCAGGGAGCACTGTTTTGTGCTGCCTCAGTTTTCCTGGAGCAGCTTGTTTTCATCATCCTGATACTGTCCCCACTCAACCGTGATAATTGGGGCATCCAGCACTGTCAACCTGATTCACATCAAGCTTGGCCAAGTAAGGTCTGTACTCCATTATTCCTCCACCCAACATCCTGATGGCTTCCAGCCTCGGTGTTTACAACCCCTCCAGCATTAAACCTGtgcttgtggtgggttaaccccaTCCGGCCACAAAGCACCACATGGCTGCTCGCTCACTGTCCCCCACGGTTGGGATCAGGTTGAGGGGGAATAGGAAGAGCAAACCCAAGAAAATGTGTGAGTAGAGACAAAAGTGGTTTaatagcaaaggaaaaaggaagggttaaaaaaaaccccaagtgatgcaaaggcaaccacccacccactatgcccagccagtccccaagcaacgGCCACCTTCCCCAAAAAACCC
It encodes:
- the SLC35B4 gene encoding UDP-xylose and UDP-N-acetylglucosamine transporter; the encoded protein is MHPAVAVGLVFGGCCSNVVFLELLAREFPGCGNIVTFSQFLFIAVEGFIFEANFGRKRPAIPMRYYFIMVAMFFTVSVVNNYALNLNIAMPLHMIFRSGSLIASMALGIIILKKRYSVSKYTSIALVSLGIFTCTFMSAKQVASDSSLNEEDGLQVFLWWLLGIAALTFALLMSARMGIFQETLYKQFGKHSKEALFYNHALPLPGFLLLAPNIYHHAVLFSQSEPFQVPVIGLTLPIMWFYLLMNVITQYVCIRGVFILTTECTSLTVTLVVTLRKFVSLIFSILYFRNPFTAWHWLGTAFVFVGTLMYTEVWNSLGPFLARWRKRPKEE